The proteins below are encoded in one region of Rhodothermus profundi:
- the tuf gene encoding elongation factor Tu, whose product MAKEVFQRTKPHVNIGTIGHVDHGKTTLTAAITQVLSKRVSDPVNQPRTFDSIDNAPEERERGITIATAHVEYATEKRHYAHVDCPGHADYVKNMITGAAQMDGAILVVAATDGPMPQTREHILLARQVGVPYIVVFLNKVDLVDDEELLELVEMEVRELLSQYEFPGDEVPVIRGSALLALQGEPEWEDRIMELMEAVDEYIPTPVREKDKPFLMPIEDVFSITGRGTVVTGRIERGVVKVGDSVEIIGLREDKLTSVVTGVEMFRKQLDQGEAGDNVGLLLRGIGKDDVERGMVVCAPGSVTPHREFECEVYVLSKEEGGRHTPFFNGYRPQFYFRTTDVTGDISLPEGVEMVMPGDNARFRVKLIYPVAMEEGLRFAIREGGRTVGAGVVTKILD is encoded by the coding sequence ATGGCGAAGGAGGTATTTCAGCGGACGAAGCCGCATGTGAACATAGGGACGATAGGTCATGTGGATCATGGGAAGACGACGTTGACGGCGGCCATTACGCAGGTGTTGTCGAAGCGGGTGTCGGATCCGGTGAATCAGCCGCGGACGTTTGATTCGATAGACAATGCGCCGGAGGAGCGGGAGCGAGGGATTACGATAGCGACGGCGCATGTGGAGTATGCGACGGAGAAGCGGCACTATGCGCATGTGGATTGTCCGGGTCATGCGGATTATGTGAAGAACATGATTACGGGAGCGGCCCAGATGGACGGGGCGATTTTGGTGGTGGCGGCGACGGATGGTCCGATGCCTCAGACGCGGGAGCACATTTTGTTGGCGCGTCAGGTTGGGGTTCCGTACATTGTGGTGTTTTTGAACAAGGTGGATTTGGTGGATGATGAGGAGTTGTTGGAGTTGGTGGAGATGGAGGTACGGGAGTTGTTGAGTCAGTATGAGTTTCCTGGGGATGAGGTGCCGGTGATTCGGGGGAGTGCGTTGTTGGCGTTGCAGGGGGAGCCGGAGTGGGAGGATCGGATTATGGAGTTGATGGAGGCGGTGGATGAGTACATTCCGACGCCGGTACGGGAGAAGGACAAGCCGTTTTTGATGCCGATAGAGGATGTGTTTTCGATTACGGGTCGTGGGACGGTGGTGACGGGTCGGATTGAGCGGGGTGTGGTGAAGGTGGGGGATTCGGTGGAGATTATTGGGTTGCGGGAGGACAAGTTGACGTCGGTGGTGACGGGGGTGGAGATGTTTCGGAAGCAGTTGGATCAGGGGGAGGCGGGTGACAATGTGGGGTTGTTGTTGCGGGGTATTGGGAAGGATGATGTGGAGCGAGGGATGGTGGTGTGTGCGCCGGGTAGTGTGACGCCGCATCGGGAGTTTGAGTGTGAGGTGTACGTGTTGTCGAAGGAGGAGGGGGGTCGTCACACGCCGTTTTTCAACGGGTATCGGCCGCAGTTTTATTTTCGGACGACGGATGTGACGGGGGATATTAGTTTGCCGGAGGGGGTGGAGATGGTGATGCCGGGGGACAATGCGCGGTTTCGGGTGAAGTTGATTTATCCGGTGGCGATGGAGGAGGGGTTGCGTTTTGCGATTCGCGAGGGGGGGCGGACGGTCGGTGCCGGCGTCGTCACGAAAATCCTCGACT